A stretch of the Marivirga tractuosa DSM 4126 genome encodes the following:
- a CDS encoding AAA family ATPase, with translation MSQFDYIKEIARFGLENDQESLMSKLNELIEHSKKTKKVNFAIQLQSILKESLAKQKTSGLTKFGSDAYHQRIEDKELSDIILEKLTSDYSLDNLVAEDKIIEQLHFFLKEHTSIKLLQQFDLPVSNKVLLHGPSGCGKTLASYVIAGELKKLMYVVNLGAIVSSKLGDTSKNLAKLFRRAASEECIIFIDEFDSIGKLRDYNQDHGEMKRVVNTILQLFDYLPQKSIVIAATNQKDMIDEALLRRFDLNIAFPLPDTDKIKDLINLTLKSGQFQFDKPRSVNAIVKKAVGLSYYSIQKTLITAIKRSIFEQDRENNKPIATLINTKLWSDLVDDEKIALNK, from the coding sequence ATGAGCCAGTTTGATTACATAAAGGAAATAGCACGCTTTGGTCTGGAAAATGATCAGGAAAGCCTTATGTCTAAATTGAATGAATTAATCGAGCATTCAAAAAAGACCAAAAAGGTTAATTTTGCAATCCAACTGCAGTCTATTCTAAAAGAATCACTTGCCAAGCAAAAGACTAGTGGTTTAACAAAATTTGGCTCAGATGCATATCACCAGCGAATTGAAGATAAAGAACTTAGTGATATAATTCTTGAAAAATTAACTTCTGATTACAGTCTGGATAATCTAGTAGCGGAGGACAAAATTATTGAGCAACTTCATTTTTTTCTTAAAGAACATACTTCAATCAAGCTTTTACAGCAATTTGATTTACCTGTTTCGAATAAAGTCCTGCTTCATGGCCCATCTGGTTGTGGAAAAACATTAGCTTCATATGTGATAGCTGGTGAGCTAAAAAAATTAATGTACGTGGTTAATTTGGGAGCAATAGTTTCGTCCAAGTTAGGAGATACAAGTAAGAATTTAGCAAAATTATTCAGACGAGCAGCCTCTGAAGAATGCATCATTTTTATTGATGAATTTGACTCAATTGGTAAACTAAGAGATTACAATCAGGATCATGGTGAAATGAAAAGAGTAGTAAATACCATTCTGCAGCTTTTTGATTACCTACCCCAAAAAAGCATTGTAATTGCAGCTACTAATCAGAAAGACATGATAGATGAAGCTTTATTAAGAAGGTTTGACCTCAATATTGCTTTCCCTCTTCCCGACACTGATAAGATCAAGGATCTAATAAACTTGACCTTAAAAAGTGGACAATTCCAATTCGACAAACCTAGGTCTGTAAATGCTATCGTTAAAAAAGCCGTTGGCCTATCTTATTATAGTATTCAGAAAACATTAATCACGGCAATTAAGAGAAGTATTTTTGAACAGGATCGCGAAAACAACAAGCCAATTGCTACGCTTATAAATACAAAGCTCTGGAGTGACTTGGTTGATGATGAGAAAATTGCTTTAAATAAATAA
- a CDS encoding S8 family peptidase — MTKKPHLSLNIKKQADPVVTHKFNYGGGNSDEEEEKNYQPMADAFQRSLKGYQIARKEREAQRNDKLEVPAYIEYIEIHFQDQFEIKKYNKAWYDNYGLEYVKFTNFNKTGLFAVIDQEKFQYFFSQIESFIEREEKQDATIEFDNRITFIDEFKLLTTSDIARFDEAGKIMLLDFFQFPLGTETEGQIFESLLEYLNEREISYDFNEDSNVLEVYDLDDQTATEIADNFDIIYSITSALATRIGPGELNIPKREYGFTVTAKSDLPVVGILDTGISNATPLNSIIIDDKNFNLTTESPFEDSANHGTAVAALAALGKKPYEVDFRGEIEADARLLSIKILSENQGFISIFGVLDLLHKAKEAYPEIKIFVLVTCFEQAKKLNEPHSTYAYELDKFSHEHDCLLCICTGNNNAAANSDQNRGYNFNYFEEENTFLSSPAESMNNLIVGATGDNLRGGTFQGISSGREWPALYSRSSHIDLKSALKSRTKKFVKDNKNLFRPDVIAAGGDYEQITGFIVSDVNATLELLSANPAEGFYNQLGTSFATPLVANMAARLQREYPSLKAQTLKALIINGANKKQIKASNEKLIPKAAGHGLIDDEMSLYSNENAITIILEDSIKEKELKVYPLNFPEGYIDEDLGKTRGILKVTATLCFSFNPVKDIQGAYCPLQMAFSVFKNHAAEDILKTNDEIESKLKTTLSWSQNNRYVSKPIPASNTQKISFLIDKKNLEDEDCRLKLAIHCQINDQLIEADQYKNTEHPFSIVVTVEETLKNGKERNKLYDEMVAINELENISTLDVEAEGDLEL; from the coding sequence ATGACCAAAAAACCCCATCTATCCCTTAATATTAAAAAACAAGCAGACCCTGTTGTCACACATAAATTTAATTATGGCGGTGGCAATAGTGATGAAGAGGAAGAAAAAAATTACCAGCCCATGGCTGACGCTTTTCAGAGGTCTTTGAAAGGCTACCAAATAGCAAGAAAAGAAAGAGAAGCCCAGAGAAATGATAAACTTGAAGTACCTGCCTATATAGAATACATAGAAATCCATTTTCAAGATCAGTTTGAAATCAAGAAATATAATAAAGCATGGTATGATAACTATGGTTTAGAATATGTAAAGTTTACCAATTTTAATAAAACGGGACTATTTGCAGTCATTGATCAGGAGAAATTTCAATACTTTTTTAGTCAAATTGAAAGCTTTATAGAAAGAGAAGAAAAGCAGGATGCCACCATTGAGTTTGACAATAGGATTACTTTCATAGATGAATTTAAGCTTTTGACTACCTCGGATATTGCTAGATTTGATGAAGCTGGGAAAATCATGTTACTTGATTTTTTTCAATTTCCGCTAGGTACTGAAACGGAAGGTCAAATATTTGAAAGCCTGTTGGAATATCTGAACGAAAGAGAAATTAGCTATGATTTTAATGAGGATAGTAATGTCTTAGAGGTCTATGATTTAGATGATCAAACTGCTACAGAAATAGCAGATAATTTTGATATTATTTACAGCATCACTTCTGCTTTGGCAACCAGAATTGGTCCAGGTGAACTTAATATACCAAAAAGGGAATATGGCTTTACTGTTACAGCAAAGAGTGATTTACCAGTAGTTGGTATTTTAGACACAGGAATTAGTAATGCAACCCCTTTGAATTCAATTATTATTGATGACAAAAACTTTAATTTAACTACAGAAAGCCCCTTTGAAGACAGTGCTAATCATGGTACTGCTGTTGCAGCTTTAGCTGCTTTGGGGAAAAAGCCTTACGAAGTTGACTTTAGAGGAGAAATTGAAGCTGATGCTCGCTTGCTGTCTATTAAAATTTTAAGCGAAAATCAGGGCTTCATATCTATTTTTGGGGTTTTAGACCTTCTGCACAAGGCAAAAGAAGCCTATCCTGAAATTAAAATTTTTGTTTTAGTGACTTGTTTTGAACAAGCTAAGAAATTAAATGAGCCACACTCTACTTATGCTTATGAGTTAGATAAATTTAGCCATGAGCATGATTGTCTTTTGTGTATATGCACAGGAAATAATAATGCTGCTGCTAATAGTGACCAAAATAGAGGTTATAATTTCAACTATTTCGAAGAAGAAAATACATTCCTGTCAAGTCCAGCAGAAAGCATGAATAACCTAATTGTGGGGGCGACTGGAGATAATTTAAGAGGAGGAACATTCCAGGGAATTTCAAGCGGTAGAGAATGGCCAGCACTGTATAGTAGAAGCAGTCATATTGACCTGAAAAGTGCTTTGAAAAGTAGGACAAAAAAGTTTGTTAAAGATAATAAGAATTTATTTCGTCCTGATGTTATTGCGGCAGGAGGAGATTATGAGCAAATTACAGGTTTCATTGTAAGTGATGTAAACGCTACATTAGAATTATTGTCAGCTAATCCAGCAGAAGGATTTTACAATCAATTAGGGACAAGTTTTGCTACTCCGCTTGTAGCTAATATGGCAGCTAGGTTGCAGAGAGAATATCCCTCATTAAAGGCTCAAACTTTAAAAGCATTAATCATTAATGGTGCAAATAAAAAGCAAATAAAGGCCAGCAATGAAAAGTTAATTCCAAAAGCAGCTGGTCATGGTCTTATTGATGATGAAATGAGTTTATATTCAAATGAAAATGCTATCACCATAATACTGGAGGATAGTATTAAAGAAAAGGAATTAAAAGTTTATCCATTAAATTTTCCAGAAGGCTATATTGATGAAGACTTAGGAAAGACAAGAGGTATTTTGAAAGTAACTGCAACATTGTGTTTTAGTTTTAATCCTGTAAAAGATATCCAAGGAGCCTACTGTCCTTTGCAAATGGCATTTTCAGTTTTTAAAAACCATGCTGCTGAGGATATTTTGAAAACAAATGATGAGATAGAATCAAAATTAAAAACTACTTTGTCTTGGTCTCAAAATAATAGGTATGTATCTAAACCAATTCCTGCTTCCAATACTCAAAAAATTAGCTTTCTGATAGATAAGAAAAATTTAGAAGATGAAGATTGCCGATTAAAGTTGGCAATCCACTGCCAAATAAATGATCAATTGATTGAAGCCGATCAATACAAAAATACTGAGCATCCTTTTTCTATTGTGGTTACCGTGGAAGAGACCTTGAAAAACGGCAAAGAGAGAAATAAATTGTACGATGAGATGGTTGCTATCAATGAGCTCGAAAATATTAGTACTTTAGATGTTGAGGCAGAGGGTGATTTAGAATTGTAA